One genomic region from Enoplosus armatus isolate fEnoArm2 chromosome 17, fEnoArm2.hap1, whole genome shotgun sequence encodes:
- the LOC139300558 gene encoding cold shock domain-containing protein C2-like has protein sequence MADPSLTSPSGTPLRSPNTSLTLSFPFLREGSRVWEEGKEQPLPRDLPSPLPTKRNRTYSATVRAHSGPVFKGVCKNFSRSQGHGFLRPSHGGEDIFVHISDIEGEYVPVEGDEVTYKVSRVPPKNLKVQAVEVKITHLNPGTKHETWSGQIISS, from the exons ATGGCAGACCCCAGCCTCACGTCACCCTCAGGGACACCGCTGCGCTCCCCAAAcacctctctcaccctctccttccccttcctGAGGGAGGGGAGCCGGGTatgggaggaagggaaggagcaGCCGCTGCCACGGGATTTGCCCAGCCCGTTGCCAACCAAACGCAACCGCACCTACTCAGC TACAGTACGTGCTCACTCAGGTCCGGTGTTTAAAGGTGTGTGTAAGAACTTCTCCAGGTCACAAGGTCACGGCTTCCTCCGACCCTCCCATGGCGGTGAAGACATCTTTGTTCACATCTCAGA TATCGAGGGGGAGTATGTCCCAGTCGAGGGCGACGAGGTCACGTACAAAGTGAGCCGGGTCCCGCCCAAGAACCTGAAGGTGCAGGCGGTGGAGGTGAAGATCACACATCTCAACCCAGGGACGAAACACGAGACCTGGTCTGGGCAGATCATCAGCTCGTAG